The following are from one region of the Salvia hispanica cultivar TCC Black 2014 chromosome 1, UniMelb_Shisp_WGS_1.0, whole genome shotgun sequence genome:
- the LOC125224406 gene encoding DEAD-box ATP-dependent RNA helicase 31-like, which produces MASRIAPFHPILRPILCDVFPHKLHYQFLRPANLQRRLLLASVQAIRPVPLGNIRFSTRSSRERMSSGMGQGSRASASKSLIEDEADLSDWVSDLNSSSFKKTRVYSDSEDDGGRGGDGRRRRDGEFDKDSDFSGRRGGGGRGGRFSGGRGGGRGGERDSDRFSRGGGSSFGGRGGGRDSGRFSRGGGSSYGGRGEEREFSRGGGSSYGGRGEGREASKFTRGGGSSYGGRGGGRDSGKFSRGGRFGGVSDERRERNNDYVSRGGGEWKEKRQSERGSGMTYGNRGGRSGDRGGLATKGGGRGTERRGFVVTDDEDVDEDVYDDAEEEENDKGYTSFKDLLNSDEADEDDDDDDEDEGRDDEEVEVVRAKLEKGSSAKSSPQSSESYLSESRFDQCPISPLSLKGIKDAGYERMTMVQDATLPIILKGKDVLAKARTGTGKTVAFLLPAIEIIAKLPPADRDQKRSPIHVLVICPTRELATQAAAEANKLLKYHSSIGVQVVIGGTRLAMEQKKMQANACQILVATPGRLRDHVENTAGFATRLMGVKVLVLDEADHLLDMGFRKEIEKIIAAVPKQRQTLLFSATIPQEVRQICHVALKRDHEYINTVEEGSEDTHAQVRQTHLVAPLDKHFSLLYTMLKEHIADDVNYKVLVFCTTAMMTKLVAELLNELNLNVREIHSRKPQSYRTRVSDEFRKSTGLILVTSDVSARGVDYPDVTLVIQIGVPADKQQYIHRLGRTGRKGKEGEGVLLLAPWEEFFLNTIKDLPISKASEPMVDPDTTKRVERALCQVEMKSKESAYQAWLGYYNSNKSVGRDKYKLVELANEFSRSMCLDNPPAIPKLVLGKMGLKNIPGLRSK; this is translated from the exons ATGGCTTCCCGAATTGCCCCATTTCACCCAATTTTGAGACCCATTTTGTGCGATGTTTTCCCTCACAAGCTGCATTATCAATTTCTCAGGCCCGCAAATTTGCAGAGGAGATTGCTGTTAGCCTCGGTTCAAGCAATTAGGCCGGTCCCACTCGGTAATATCAGATTCTCGACTCGTTCGTCTCGGGAGAGGATGAGTTCGGGCATGGGCCAGGGTTCGCGGGCCTCGGCCTCCAAGAGTTTGATTGAGGATGAGGCTGATCTGAGTGACTGGGTTAGTGATCTGAATTCGAGCTCATTCAAGAAAACTCGGGTGTATAGCGATAGTGAGGATGATGGTGGAAGAGGTGGGGATGGGAGGAGAAGGCGAGATGGTGAATTTGATAAAGATTCTGACTTTAGTGGTAGACGAGGCGGTGGTGGACGTGGAGGGCGGTTTTCTGGTGGTAGGGGTGGTGGGAGAGGCGGGGAACGTGATTCAGATAGATTTAGCAGGGGTGGTGGTAGTTCGTTTGGAGGGAGAGGTGGCGGGCGTGATTCGGGTAGATTTAGTAGGGGTGGTGGTAGTTCGTATGGTGGGAGAGGTGAGGAGCGCGAATTTAGTAGGGGCGGTGGTAGTTCGTATGGTGGGAGAGGCGAGGGGCGTGAAGCGAGTAAATTTACCAGGGGTGGTGGTAGTTCGTATGGTGGCAGAGGTGGGGGGCGTGATTCTGGTAAATTTAGTAGGGGTGGGAGATTCGGGGGTGTCTCGGATGAGAGGAGAGAGCGTAACAATGACTACGTGAGCAGGGGGGGTGGAGAGTGGAAAGAGAAGAGACAGAGTGAGAGAGGTTCAGGAATGACATATGGAAATAGAGGAGGAAGAAGTGGGGATCGAGGTGGTTTGGCTACGaaaggaggaggaagagggaCGGAAAGAAGAGGGTTTGTTGTTACAGATGACGAGGATGTGGATGAGGATGTGTATGATGATGCTGAGGAGGAGGAAAATGATAAGGGGtatacgagttttaaggatTTACTTAACAGTGATGAAGCAGATGAAGATGATGACGATGACGATGAAGATGAAGGgagagatgatgaagaagtgGAAGTGGTGAGAGCCAAGCTTGAGAAAGGGAGCTCTGCTAAAAGCTCACCCCAAAGTAGCGAATCATACCTTAGTGAAAGCAG GTTCGACCAATGTCCCATCTCACCTTTATCACTTAAAGGAATCAAAGATGCTGGTTATGAAAGGATGACTATGGTGCAAGATGCAACTCTTCCTATCATTTTGAAAG GTAAGGATGTCCTCGCCAAGGCAAGAACTGGCACAGGGAAAACTGTTGCTTTTCTG CTTCCTGCAATTGAAATCATAGCTAAATTACCTCCTGCTGACCGCGATCAAAAAAGATCCCCTATACACGTGCTAGTTATATGCCCAACAAGAGAGCTTGCTACTCAGGCTGCTGCCGAGGCCAACAAATTGTTGAAGTATCATTCCTCTATTGGTGTTCAAGTTGTCATAGGAGGTACCCGGTTAGCTATGGAGCAAAAAAAGATGCAAGCAAATGCATGCCAG ATACTCGTGGCAACACCTGGAAGGCTTAGGGACCATGTAGAGAATACAGCTGGATTTGCAACTCGACTCATGGGAGTTAAAGTCTTGGTCCTTGACGAAGCTGATCATTTACTAGATATGGGATTCCGcaaagaaatagagaaaataatagcTGCTGTCCCAAAACAACGACAGACACTTCTATTTTCTGCAACAATTCCACAAGAG GTTCGTCAAATCTGCCATGTTGCCCTAAAACGCGACCATGAGTACATAAATACAGTAGAAGAAGGAAGTGAAGATACACATGCACAG GTCAGGCAGACACACCTAGTCGCTCCTTTGGACAAACACTTTTCACTTCTTTACACTATGCTGAAAGAGCATATTGCAGATGATGTTAACTACAAG GTCCTTGTTTTCTGCACCACTGCAATGATGACAAAGCTCGTTGCTGAGCTTCTCAACGAGCTTAACTTGAATGTCAGAGAGATACATTCTCGAAAACCACAAAGTTACAGGACTAGAGTCTCGGATGAATTTAGAAAGTCGACTGGCCTAATTCTCGTCACATCTGACGTGTCTGCGCGTGGTGTTGATTATCCTGATGTCACCCTCGTTATACAG ATCGGTGTTCCAGCAGATAAACAGCAGTATATCCACCGATTGGGTCGAACTGGccgaaaaggaaaagaagggGAAGGTGTGCTGTTGTTGGCACCTTGGGAAGAGTTCTTCTTGAACACTATCAAAGACTTACCAATATCGAAGGCATCCGAACCAATGGTCGATCCAGATACTACGAAAAGG GTCGAACGTGCTTTGTGCCAAGTTGAGATGAAGAGCAAAGAATCAGCATACCAGGCGTGGCTCGGGTACTACAACTCTAACAAAAGTGTTGGTCGAGACAAATATAAGCTCGTGGAGCTTGCAAATGAGTTCAGCAGGAGCATGTGTCTGGACAACCCTCCGGCCATTCCGAAGCTAGTCCTCGGGAAGATGGGTTTGAAGAACATCCCTGGGCTGAGATCGAAGTAG
- the LOC125186049 gene encoding uncharacterized protein LOC125186049, with product MAYTKTIRSVMNMLKTVSVSGNSDYQIKLIQLEIEHINAMNVSSKIANYGFVFKMMRLVHLLLFGLVVILPTVIASKKPNDEFAQFFKNAGPFLFTVLFALLEIYVRMNLFDVHEIQKSIRWTRKVIEFIRLVVEYDRPESKPSTQIQIEILKKRGRALEALKLNEEKEQKWRPCCNLRLVEAYKSATCFFRRDDFHWTDVIPILIPVLLVILICLYVVEFWDIATHQ from the exons ATGGCTTATACTAAAACTATCCGTTCTGTCATGAATATGTTAAAAACTGTAAGCGTCTCCGGCAATTCAGACTACCAGATTAAGCTAATTCAATTGGAGATAGAGCATATAAATGCCATGAATGTGTCGAGCAAGATAGCGAATTATGGTTTCGTATTCAAGATGATGAGATTGGTGCATCTCTTGTTATTCGGCCTTGTTGTTATTCTTCCGACCGTGATTGCATCTAAGAAACCTAACGATGAATTTGCACAATTCTTCAAGAATGCAGGCCCCTTTTTATTTACTGTATTGTTTGCATTGCTGGAGATTTATGTGAGGATGAATCTGTTTGATGTGCATGAAATTCAGAAAAGTATTAGATGGACCCGAAAAGTTATTGAATTTATTCGACTAGTTGTGGAATATGACCGGCCCGAGAGCAAGCCCTCGACTCAAATTCAGATAGAAATTCTG AAGAAGAGGGGAAGAGCTCTTGAAGCTTTAAAG ttaaatgaagagaaggAGCAGAAGTGGAGACCATGCTGTAATTTAAGGTTGGTTGAAGCATACAAAAGTGCAACCTGTTTTTTCAGGAGAGACGATTTTCACTGGACAGATGTTATCCCAATTTTAATTCCTGTCCTGTTGGTGATTCTTATTTGTTTGTATGTTGTGGAATTTTGGGATATTGCAACacatcaataa
- the LOC125200956 gene encoding uncharacterized protein LOC125200956 → MNTWKRHGSGHRPDAPGVECLILSTPDSPHELRNSNNGRKAKERSNAHGVEVRSTHSHNVSYQHGENSHRMFPMTSDLSSASHSLGLKSQFNLNSLQVTDHTGNNTVPDQVVLTDKNQRVLSADHSANDTEGRRLFARTHSSPELTDNYSDVSSQVQHSRHGENTDARAAHSRLDSSCRRNGFGPETLFTHNNHTSVEDTVARSHQSLDASAANSVSNSYALSEECSTTSGTQLMHPEDQDIVNMMASASLQGFNGQVQVPVNLTSGHLPYSIPPSFLASMGYNPQNFPGFVPANIPMMDPSFTHLQFPHGLVSPQLTQYFPSIGLNSSEESLDRINENFGRIDSGEANNEFLQEQDSRSSCPYDLENGNLETLQIQEKPSVSPSGLKYIPPQSRVTASRTQQRHVREKRGAERDNIDSSLEQDINAGEVHTDEKSGNSRFSSAAHSNSLRSRTSSESSWDGSSGKAPKFSKEKRGKKIATDLINNHVKGKVMSEHASNDTDDDQERGSLSNLGTEVTERYPESEPDVSSHVSRHRMPDSEVAQTSGSDSMMPFAPVLIGPGSRHRMSENSGVVAFYPTGPPIPFLAMLPVYNIPPEGGIADASSGHFGGHETVNDSESVMNINPKGLDQLQELHYSRSLLGISTNEASKERKPDILNSDFVSHWQSLQFGRVCQNPRYQGPSAFPSPVMVPPSFVQSQLPFDNLGRPLSTNANLFSQLMTNYGHRMVPITPLHSVSGRHPNIYQSYMDDVPRYRSGTGTYLPNPKITSRDYHSSGSRRGNYNHDRNDNLDKEVKWNANSKSRAASRSHNRNQTEKANPRTERYSHGEARAMNPNGVSNGPSVPPVMMLYPFDHDAAYVSNNEQHDFGSLGQSSLPDVNEQSQLNDGNRARASEDRRLHGSSAHCSPPDQPSSPHHHG, encoded by the exons ATGAATACGTGGAAGAGACATGGAAGTGGTCATCGCCCCGATGCACCAGGAGTTGAGTGCTTGATATTGTCAACTCCAGATAGCCCCCATGAGCTTCGTAATTCCAATAATGGGAGGAAGGCAAAAGAAAGATCTAATGCTCATGGGGTAGAGGTTCGGAGCACTCATAGTCACAATGTTTCCTATCAACACGGTGAAAACTCACATAGGATGTTTCCCATGACAAGTGATTTGTCTTCAGCTTCACACTCACTCGGCTTAAAAAGTCAATTCAATTTAAACAGCTTGCAGGTCACTGATCATACTGGAAATAATACTGTCCCTGATCAGGTTGTACTTACTGATAAGAACCAGAGAGTTCTAAGTGCAGATCATTCGGCAAATGACACTGAGGGAAGGCGTCTTTTTGCCCGAACACACTCTAGTCCTGAACTGACTGATAACTATAGTGATGTCTCATCACAAGTACAACATAGCAGACATGGAGAAAATACAGATGCTCGTGCTGCTCATTCTAGATTGGATTCGAGTTGTAGGAGGAACGGGTTTGGACCAGAGACTTTGTTTACCCACAACAATCATACTTCAGTTGAAGATACAGTGGCTAGATCACATCAAAGTCTTGATGCTTCTGCCGCCAATAGTGTTTCAAATAGCTACGCCCTAAGTGAAGAGTGTTCAACCACCTCTGGAACACAGCTGATGCACCCGGAAGATCAAGATATTGTGAATATGATGGCGTCTGCTTCACTTCAAGGGTTCAATGGCCAAGTTCAAGTTCCAGTTAATTTAACGTCAGGTCATCTACCTTATTCTATCCCTCCATCCTTTCTTGCTTCTATGGGGTACAATCCACAGAATTTTCCAGGATTTGTCCCTGCAAATATCCCTATGATGGACCCATCATTCACACACTTACAATTTCCTCACGGTTTGGTATCACCCCAATTGACTCAATATTTCCCGAGCATTGGACTTAATTCATCTGAAGAGTCACTTGACCGAATCAATGAGAATTTTGGTCGCATAGACTCGGGAGAGGCCAATAATGAGTTTTTGCAGGAACAAGATTCTAGATCGTCTTGTCCGTATGATCTCGAGAATGGAAATTTAGAGACACtccaaattcaagaaaaaccATCAGTGTCACCGTCGGGTTTAAAATATATTCCTCCACAATCTCGAGTAACTGCCTCTAGAACTCAGCAAAGGCATGTGAGGGAAAAACGGGGAGCAGAGAGGGATAATATTGACAGTTCTCTGGAGCAGGATATCAATGCTGGTGAGGTTCATACTGATGAAAAATCAGGCAATTCAAGGTTCTCATCAGCTGCCCATAGTAATTCTTTGAGAAGTAGAACTTCTTCAGAGAGCTCCTGGGATGGATCATCAGGGAAGGCACCTAAATTTTCGAAAGAGAAAAGGGGAAAGAAAATTGCGACAGATCTAATTAACAACCACGTAAAAGGTAAAGTTATGTCTGAGCACGCATCAAATGACACAGATGATGACCAGGAGCGGGGTTCACTGTCAAATTTGGGGACTGAAGTCACTGAAAGATACCCTGAGTCTGAGCCGGATGTGTCTTCGCATGTTTCTAGGCACCGTATGCCCGACTCTGAGGTTGCTCAGACTAGTGGATCAGACTCAATGATGCCCTTTGCCCCAGTATTGATTGGTCCTGGCTCAAGGCATAGAATGAGTGAGAATTCCGGGGTAGTTGCATTCTACCCGACTGGTCCTCCAATCCCTTTCCTTGCGATGCTTCCGGTTTATAACATTCCGCCCGAAGGTGGTATAGCGGATGCATCAAGTGGGCATTTCGGAGGTCATGAGACTGTGAATGATAGTGAATCTGTAATGAACATCAATCCCAAGGGATTAGATCAATTACAGGAGTTACATTACTCGAGATCCTTACTAGGAATCTCAACTAATGAGGCATCCAAAGAACGGAAGCCTGATATTCTTAATAGTGACTTTGTAAGCCATTGGCAAAGCTTACAATTTGGAAGGGTCTGTCAGAATCCTCGGTACCAAGGGCCTTCTGCATTTCCTTCACCTGTCATGGTTCCACCATCTTTTGTACAGAGTCAACTTCCATTCGACAATCTTGGTAGACCACTTTCAACCAATGCAAACTTGTTCTCTCAGCTTATGACAAATTACGGCCACCGTATGGTTCCTATTACTCCCCTTCATTCAGTTTCTGGGCGACATCCCAATATATATCAAAGCTACATGGATGATGTGCCAAGATATCGTAGTGGAACCGGAACATACTTGCCTAATCCT AAGATTACTAGTAGGGATTACCACTCGTCAGGCAGCAGAAGAGGGAACTATAACCATGACAGAAATGATAACTTGGACAAAGAGGTGAAGTGGAATgctaattcaaaatcaaggGCTGCTTCACGTAGTCACAACAGAAACCAGACTGAGAAAGCTAACCCTCGAACTGAACGATACTCTCATGGAGAGGCTCGAG CGATGAATCCTAATGGAGTTTCAAACGGACCTTCGGTTCCACCAGTTATGATGCTGTATCCATTTGATCATGATGCTGCCTATGTTTCTAATAACGAACAGCATGATTTTGGTTCTCTTGGTCAATCCAGCTTGCCCGATGTAAATGAGCAATCCCAGCTAAATGATGGCAATCGTGCCAGAGCATCTGAGGATCGTAGACTGCATGGGAGCTCTGCACACTGCTCCCCCCCAGATCAACCATCTTCGCCTCACCATCATGGGTAA